A window of the Sporosarcina sp. FSL K6-2383 genome harbors these coding sequences:
- a CDS encoding site-specific integrase: MANIEKRGENSYRFTVYLPINAKGIYPKERMPYKVEGKFTPKQLEEHLEHEYLKFKTQVLSGNYIRPQEMTFAEFRTEWDVKYASKLAGTTHGNHQRKLELHISPVLDHMEMKQINEFILMKLLDELERKDGKDGELTYHSKQDVYGTLKSVFKYAVRWKVLKDNPMDGVEKPKPTDTEEDYEEVQVYEEDEIAELMQLLQTELPHWRVMFTLALAAGLRRGELLGLEWNNVDFENNQIEIRTTIVLTKSGPLIKKTKTKSSRRTVTLPESMMAELRLFYDQQEIEKTDAGDSWIEEEYNWVFRQRDGTHMYPSSPTNRWSKFLKKHEFKYIRLHDLRHTSASILIAQGAHAKIISERLGHSDISVTMNTYGHAFKSADRAAANMLESIFKPRPK, encoded by the coding sequence ATGGCTAACATCGAAAAACGCGGTGAAAATTCATACCGCTTTACTGTTTATTTACCTATAAATGCGAAAGGCATATACCCTAAAGAACGAATGCCATATAAAGTAGAAGGTAAATTTACTCCGAAGCAACTCGAAGAACATTTGGAACACGAATACTTAAAATTCAAAACGCAGGTTCTTTCGGGAAACTATATCCGCCCGCAAGAAATGACGTTTGCTGAATTCAGGACAGAGTGGGACGTAAAGTATGCATCGAAACTTGCAGGGACAACTCACGGCAACCATCAACGTAAATTAGAACTGCATATCTCCCCTGTATTGGATCACATGGAAATGAAACAGATAAACGAATTTATATTAATGAAGCTATTGGATGAATTGGAACGGAAGGATGGAAAAGATGGCGAGTTGACGTATCATTCAAAGCAGGATGTTTACGGCACTTTAAAAAGTGTTTTCAAATATGCAGTAAGGTGGAAAGTTCTAAAAGACAATCCGATGGACGGGGTGGAAAAGCCGAAACCGACAGACACAGAAGAAGATTACGAGGAAGTACAAGTGTATGAAGAAGATGAAATAGCGGAACTGATGCAACTATTGCAAACTGAGCTGCCCCACTGGCGCGTCATGTTTACCCTTGCCCTAGCTGCCGGCTTACGGCGAGGTGAGTTACTTGGATTAGAATGGAACAACGTTGACTTCGAGAACAACCAAATTGAAATCAGAACTACTATCGTCCTTACAAAATCAGGACCGCTTATTAAGAAGACGAAAACAAAGTCCTCTAGGCGTACAGTTACCCTGCCAGAAAGCATGATGGCGGAGTTAAGGTTGTTCTACGACCAGCAAGAAATTGAAAAAACAGATGCAGGCGACAGTTGGATTGAAGAAGAATATAACTGGGTGTTTCGACAGCGGGACGGAACTCATATGTACCCTTCTAGCCCTACGAACCGTTGGAGTAAGTTTTTGAAGAAGCACGAATTTAAATATATACGTCTACACGATCTGCGACACACTTCCGCGAGCATATTAATTGCTCAGGGTGCACACGCAAAAATAATATCAGAGCGCTTGGGACATTCCGATATTTCTGTTACAATGAACACATATGGTCATGCGTTCAAATCTGCCGATCGTGCTGCTGCAAATATGCTAGAAAGTATATTCAAACCAAGGCCAAAATAA
- a CDS encoding exosporium glycoprotein BclB-related protein: MSFNHGFNQGCCGRQAPCNGSVNCTALGPFRAIDSACIVPPAITGSVIPFASGLTPVVLTTIAGDLVSTGGLVGFGTNVPTVGALGTTIDLTGLLNEAFSVPRAGTVTAISAAFTVTAAATLLGTTTVTAQIYRAPAGSTLFTATDVAVNLAPDVGLVAVGGIVEGTSSNFPPLSVNAGDRLLMVFSTTTTGLLGGVITGTASAGITIA, from the coding sequence ATGAGTTTTAATCATGGATTTAATCAAGGATGTTGCGGTCGGCAAGCTCCCTGTAACGGGAGTGTCAATTGTACTGCACTTGGACCATTCAGAGCGATTGACTCAGCGTGCATCGTTCCACCAGCTATCACTGGTTCGGTCATTCCATTCGCTTCAGGTTTGACTCCGGTTGTTTTGACTACTATTGCAGGTGATTTAGTGAGTACGGGTGGTTTAGTTGGATTTGGTACAAATGTACCTACAGTGGGTGCTCTCGGTACTACAATTGACTTGACTGGTCTGTTAAACGAAGCTTTTTCTGTTCCACGAGCAGGTACAGTAACGGCTATTTCTGCAGCATTCACTGTAACAGCTGCAGCTACTCTCCTTGGAACTACAACGGTCACTGCACAAATTTATCGTGCGCCAGCAGGAAGTACTCTCTTCACTGCTACAGATGTGGCTGTTAATCTAGCCCCGGATGTCGGCCTAGTAGCTGTAGGGGGTATAGTTGAGGGAACATCCTCGAATTTCCCACCATTGTCCGTAAATGCGGGAGACCGTTTGTTAATGGTGTTTTCAACAACTACAACGGGTCTTCTAGGTGGAGTAATAACTGGTACTGCAAGTGCGGGTATTACTATTGCGTAA
- a CDS encoding DUF1273 domain-containing protein: MVKRLVVTGYKQHELGIFDDKHPGIRFIKKALEKRLVALIDEGLEWVIISGQLGIELWAAEVVFDLKKEYTELKYAVITPFLEQEKNWNDMKKETYHRIVAQADYHTSLTKRPYEAPWQFIEKDKFFMRNSDGILIVYDEENDGSPKFIKKAAESYAERSDYQVFTITADDLQVIAEEEQLSEWY; the protein is encoded by the coding sequence ATCGTAAAACGCTTAGTCGTCACGGGCTATAAACAACATGAGCTTGGCATATTTGATGATAAACATCCTGGCATACGATTTATTAAGAAAGCACTAGAAAAACGACTTGTTGCCTTAATTGATGAAGGATTAGAGTGGGTCATTATTAGCGGACAGTTGGGCATTGAACTATGGGCTGCCGAAGTCGTTTTTGACTTAAAAAAAGAATACACCGAATTAAAATATGCCGTTATCACACCTTTTCTTGAACAAGAGAAGAATTGGAATGACATGAAAAAAGAAACTTATCACCGAATTGTCGCCCAAGCCGATTACCATACAAGTCTGACGAAAAGACCCTATGAAGCCCCTTGGCAATTTATCGAAAAAGATAAGTTTTTCATGCGGAATTCTGATGGCATTCTCATTGTTTATGATGAAGAGAATGATGGCTCACCGAAATTTATTAAGAAAGCTGCGGAAAGCTATGCTGAACGTTCTGATTACCAGGTATTCACCATTACCGCTGATGATTTACAAGTCATAGCGGAAGAAGAGCAGCTAAGTGAGTGGTACTGA
- a CDS encoding glycerophosphodiester phosphodiesterase has protein sequence MDIYAHRGSSGTHPENTIAAFIEATRLPIHGVEFDVHLTKDGELVVIHDETIDRTSSGTGFVKDMTLAELQSFDFGSWFSSEFKGQKIPTLHEVLQVFADTTHHLNIELKSDIFPYDGMVKKVIALISEMDLDSRVVLSSFDHGAIRTAKQLAPHIEAAALVMEVLVEPLDYIHAIPADALHLFFPAALRPSIRQVLEVGTTVRTFTVNEEQYAQALLDVGVAAIFTDFPEKMLTYLNKNS, from the coding sequence ATGGATATTTACGCACATCGCGGTTCATCTGGCACACATCCTGAAAATACTATCGCCGCTTTTATAGAAGCCACGCGTCTTCCCATACATGGCGTTGAATTTGATGTTCATCTAACAAAAGACGGTGAACTTGTTGTTATCCATGATGAAACGATTGATCGGACGTCAAGCGGAACAGGATTCGTCAAAGACATGACACTAGCGGAACTGCAATCCTTTGATTTTGGCAGCTGGTTTTCCTCCGAATTTAAAGGGCAAAAGATTCCAACACTTCACGAAGTACTTCAAGTCTTTGCCGATACAACGCATCATTTGAATATCGAACTGAAATCAGATATTTTTCCATATGATGGCATGGTGAAGAAAGTTATAGCTCTTATAAGTGAGATGGATCTTGATTCACGAGTCGTTTTGTCGTCTTTTGATCACGGAGCTATCCGAACTGCAAAACAACTTGCACCCCACATCGAAGCAGCGGCTTTAGTCATGGAAGTATTGGTGGAGCCACTCGATTATATACATGCAATTCCTGCAGATGCACTACATCTATTTTTCCCAGCGGCACTCCGCCCATCTATTCGCCAAGTGTTAGAAGTCGGTACTACAGTACGCACTTTCACCGTAAATGAAGAACAATACGCCCAGGCATTATTAGACGTCGGGGTCGCAGCGATTTTTACGGACTTCCCAGAAAAAATGTTGACCTATCTAAATAAGAACAGCTGA
- a CDS encoding gamma-glutamyl-gamma-aminobutyrate hydrolase family protein, giving the protein MKPIIGITPDVEKDDKHFLRNDYMQAIIRAGGLPFIIPIGDEADVAQIVGLLDGLLLTGGNDINPILFNEEPHTHLGEVSPSRDLFELELARQMLAVDKPILGICRGLQLLNVAVGGTLYQDIQQQYKGPILQHLQKAPDAHPSHFVQLAKGSLLAKIAGSERIQVNSFHHQALKDVPTVFNISGIASDGIIEAVESVDKQFVLGVQWHPELLASNGDVVSRRIFEEFVGVCVNKNS; this is encoded by the coding sequence ATGAAACCAATAATTGGAATTACACCAGATGTGGAGAAAGATGACAAGCACTTCCTGCGAAATGATTATATGCAAGCGATTATCCGAGCAGGAGGATTGCCTTTCATAATTCCGATAGGTGATGAGGCAGATGTTGCGCAGATAGTTGGCTTATTAGATGGTCTTTTATTAACCGGAGGAAATGATATCAATCCGATATTATTTAATGAAGAGCCACACACGCATCTCGGTGAGGTTTCACCGAGTAGGGATTTGTTTGAACTGGAATTGGCACGGCAAATGCTGGCGGTGGATAAACCGATTTTAGGTATTTGTAGGGGGCTTCAATTGTTGAATGTTGCGGTTGGGGGTACTTTGTATCAAGATATTCAACAGCAATATAAAGGGCCGATTCTTCAACATTTACAAAAAGCACCTGATGCCCACCCATCCCATTTTGTACAATTGGCAAAGGGGAGTTTGCTTGCGAAAATCGCGGGTAGTGAACGCATTCAAGTAAATTCATTTCACCATCAGGCTTTGAAGGATGTACCTACGGTGTTCAATATTTCTGGTATTGCGAGTGACGGCATTATCGAAGCTGTTGAAAGTGTAGATAAACAATTCGTGCTTGGTGTCCAATGGCATCCTGAATTACTAGCGTCAAATGGGGATGTGGTTTCTCGACGGATTTTCGAAGAGTTTGTAGGTGTATGTGTGAATAAGAACAGCTGA
- a CDS encoding thioredoxin family protein gives MEKLQSMEQFEQLKNEERTIFMFSADWCGDCRVIEPILPGIEADYPEYTFIHVDRDEFIDLCGELDIFGIPSFIGFHSGVEVGRFVSKDRKTHAEIEEFINSLSV, from the coding sequence ATGGAAAAACTACAATCAATGGAACAATTTGAACAACTGAAAAATGAGGAGCGTACTATCTTTATGTTTTCAGCTGATTGGTGTGGGGATTGCCGTGTGATTGAGCCGATTTTACCTGGTATCGAAGCCGATTATCCAGAATATACATTTATTCACGTAGACCGTGACGAGTTTATCGACTTATGCGGAGAGCTTGATATTTTTGGGATTCCAAGCTTTATCGGATTCCATAGCGGTGTAGAAGTAGGTCGATTTGTGAGTAAGGATCGCAAAACGCATGCAGAGATTGAGGAATTCATTAATAGTCTTTCAGTTTGA
- a CDS encoding M23 family metallopeptidase encodes MRHWVLLPTYIIMLSLLFYTVVAAKEETINEQRMQLYLQFDSPDVPWFNLAAIDQFERNIQQVRNDIPKREGPIAIQYSEEYWVGVLNPHKTDTSPESITFFDGKGQDGNGDGIADPNNPQDILSTMATFLSGYGQTEEDFKLALWDYYKREETVNQIMTIAKLYQYFETLELDEHSFPVPTNYDYSYKGTWGASRGWGGRRIHEGTDIFAGYGTPVRATSYGVIEIMGWNEFGGWRVGIRDNHNTYHYFAHLAYFNKDIKVGDIVEPRTIIGFVGSSGYGKEGTSGRFPPHLHYGMYKNNGRTEWAFDPYPSLRIWERQDKTR; translated from the coding sequence GTGCGTCACTGGGTGTTACTACCAACGTATATCATCATGTTATCTTTACTATTTTACACGGTTGTTGCGGCTAAAGAAGAGACGATAAACGAACAGCGCATGCAGTTGTATTTACAATTTGATAGCCCCGATGTTCCCTGGTTCAACTTGGCTGCCATCGATCAGTTTGAGCGCAATATTCAACAGGTTCGAAATGATATTCCTAAAAGAGAAGGACCGATTGCCATCCAATACTCTGAAGAATATTGGGTAGGCGTGCTTAATCCCCATAAAACGGATACCTCGCCTGAATCCATCACATTCTTCGACGGTAAAGGACAGGATGGCAACGGTGACGGGATTGCTGATCCTAATAATCCACAAGACATACTTTCAACAATGGCGACTTTTTTAAGCGGATACGGACAAACAGAAGAAGATTTTAAATTGGCGTTATGGGATTATTACAAGCGTGAAGAAACCGTTAATCAAATCATGACCATCGCTAAATTATATCAATACTTTGAAACGTTGGAGTTGGACGAGCATTCCTTTCCCGTTCCAACCAATTACGATTATAGTTACAAGGGTACATGGGGTGCGAGCAGAGGCTGGGGTGGCAGAAGAATTCATGAAGGCACCGATATTTTCGCAGGATATGGGACGCCAGTTCGGGCAACATCCTACGGCGTTATTGAAATAATGGGTTGGAATGAATTCGGTGGTTGGCGCGTAGGAATTCGTGACAATCACAACACCTATCACTATTTTGCCCATTTAGCTTATTTTAATAAGGATATCAAAGTGGGTGATATCGTCGAGCCAAGAACAATCATCGGTTTTGTCGGCAGTTCAGGGTACGGCAAAGAAGGTACATCCGGCCGATTCCCGCCGCATCTCCATTACGGCATGTACAAAAATAACGGGCGAACCGAATGGGCATTCGATCCGTATCCTTCACTTCGGATTTGGGAACGACAAGACAAAACACGTTGA
- a CDS encoding prolyl oligopeptidase family serine peptidase — protein sequence MTKREDVINNYHGTEVADPYRWLESPDAAEVKEWVDEQNEETQAFLATYPEREKVKERLTKSWNYPKYSVPQKEGDYYYFHKNDGLQNQAVFYRTKDLESTVLEVIIDPNTLNEEGTAAITNLSFTKDGNRLAYGISLNGSDWQEIRVRDLQTGKDEPDVIKWCKFSSIAWNEAGSGFYYNRFPEPGTVDSEDESNYNRVYWHTVGTLQQDDVLTFEDIEDKELSFDPVFSDDYRYLILSVWKGTENKSRIYYRDEQSDEGFVHLLAEDDGEYSFIGNEGRLFYFTTNYNAPKEKIIAVQLDNPGKEHWVDIVPERDEVLTFVQVINKQFVVCHLHNAHDKLSIFDLDGTFLKEIPLPSYVSLVGGSGKKMATTMYIGYTSYLVPTTIACYDFEQNELTPVFQQSVLFDTEGFETTQVFYPSKDGTRIPMFLTHRKGLELTGDNRVLLYGYGGFNVNLTPAFSPSQRMWIEAGGVYAVANLRGGGEFGEEWYKAGTLEHKQNVFDDFIAAAEWLIEQNYTNSKKLAISGGSNGGLLVATCVTQRPDLYGAALCLVPVTDMLRYHKFTVGRYWVTDYGNAEANAEHFEFMYKYSPLHNVKEGVEYPSTLITTADTDDRVVPLHAMKFAATLQAAQQGENPILLRVEKNAGHGLGKPTVKIIEEQTDMYSFLFKTLG from the coding sequence ATGACAAAGAGAGAAGACGTTATTAACAATTATCATGGAACAGAAGTAGCGGACCCGTATCGCTGGCTAGAAAGTCCTGATGCAGCAGAAGTGAAAGAGTGGGTGGATGAACAAAATGAAGAGACGCAGGCTTTTTTAGCGACTTATCCAGAGCGTGAAAAAGTGAAGGAAAGATTGACGAAGTCTTGGAATTATCCGAAATACTCTGTTCCCCAAAAAGAAGGAGACTATTACTATTTTCATAAAAATGATGGGTTGCAAAATCAAGCAGTTTTTTATCGAACAAAGGATTTGGAGTCTACTGTGCTTGAGGTGATAATCGACCCAAATACATTGAATGAAGAAGGAACGGCTGCTATTACTAATCTGTCGTTTACGAAGGATGGCAATCGATTGGCTTATGGAATTTCATTGAACGGTAGTGACTGGCAGGAAATTCGTGTACGTGATTTGCAAACGGGTAAGGATGAGCCTGACGTTATTAAGTGGTGTAAATTCAGTAGCATTGCATGGAATGAAGCAGGCAGCGGCTTTTACTATAATCGTTTTCCAGAGCCGGGAACTGTGGATTCAGAGGATGAAAGTAATTATAATCGTGTTTATTGGCATACTGTTGGTACTTTGCAACAAGACGATGTGTTGACGTTTGAAGATATTGAGGATAAGGAGCTGTCTTTCGATCCTGTATTTTCCGATGATTATCGTTATTTGATTTTATCAGTATGGAAAGGGACGGAAAATAAGAGTCGAATTTATTACCGTGATGAGCAATCGGATGAGGGGTTTGTACATTTATTGGCAGAAGATGATGGGGAGTATTCCTTTATTGGTAATGAGGGACGACTGTTTTATTTCACAACAAATTATAATGCGCCAAAGGAGAAAATTATTGCGGTGCAGTTGGATAACCCGGGGAAAGAGCATTGGGTAGATATTGTTCCTGAGCGGGATGAAGTTCTGACATTTGTGCAAGTTATTAATAAGCAGTTCGTTGTTTGTCATTTGCATAATGCGCATGACAAACTGAGTATTTTTGATTTAGACGGGACATTTCTAAAAGAAATACCGCTTCCTAGTTACGTTTCGCTGGTAGGCGGGTCAGGCAAGAAGATGGCAACAACGATGTATATCGGTTATACGTCCTACTTAGTACCGACAACGATTGCGTGCTATGATTTTGAGCAGAATGAATTAACGCCTGTCTTTCAGCAGTCAGTGTTGTTTGATACGGAAGGTTTTGAAACGACACAAGTATTTTATCCATCGAAGGATGGGACGCGGATTCCGATGTTCTTAACGCATCGCAAGGGGTTGGAATTGACGGGTGACAATCGCGTGCTGTTGTATGGTTATGGTGGTTTTAATGTCAATTTGACGCCTGCATTTTCGCCGTCACAGCGTATGTGGATTGAGGCTGGTGGCGTGTATGCCGTTGCCAATTTACGTGGTGGTGGGGAATTTGGTGAAGAATGGTACAAAGCCGGGACATTGGAGCATAAGCAGAATGTCTTTGATGATTTTATCGCTGCGGCGGAGTGGCTGATTGAACAGAACTATACGAACAGCAAAAAGCTTGCGATTAGTGGAGGCAGTAACGGTGGATTGCTTGTGGCTACTTGTGTAACGCAACGTCCGGATCTATATGGGGCTGCACTTTGTTTAGTTCCAGTTACAGATATGCTGCGCTATCATAAGTTTACAGTTGGCCGTTATTGGGTGACTGACTATGGAAATGCTGAAGCGAATGCGGAGCATTTTGAGTTCATGTATAAGTATTCGCCTCTGCATAATGTTAAAGAAGGCGTCGAATATCCATCGACGCTTATAACAACTGCAGATACAGATGATCGTGTTGTTCCACTGCATGCTATGAAGTTTGCAGCAACCTTGCAGGCGGCACAGCAAGGTGAAAATCCGATTCTTCTGCGGGTTGAGAAGAATGCTGGCCACGGGCTTGGTAAACCAACTGTGAAAATTATTGAGGAGCAAACGGATATGTATTCGTTTTTGTTTAAAACATTAGGATGA
- a CDS encoding LLM class flavin-dependent oxidoreductase gives MDIETFNSIPLSVLDLAPINVGSNAGQSFKNSVELAQHVEGWGFNRYWLAEHHNMPGIGSSATSVLIGHIAGATKSIRVGAGGIMLPNHAPLVIAEQFGTLESMYPGRIDLGLGRAPGSDQATAYALRRTLQSTGDDFPEQLAELQAYFEPNRVARVRAFPGEGLDIPIWLLGSSGFSAQLAAQKGLPFSFASHFAPAYVLQALQLYHQNFKPSKFLQAPYAMLGVNVIAAETDEKARWLATSQQQQFLSLTRGMPTQLQPPIDNIDEVWSAQERASIEQTLDTRSTIVGSPETVKRKLKSFIQETKANELIINSQIFDQQARLRSYEIVAEMMD, from the coding sequence ATTGACATAGAGACATTCAATTCGATTCCGCTTTCCGTGCTGGATCTTGCTCCTATCAATGTCGGGAGCAACGCAGGGCAGTCATTTAAAAATAGTGTAGAACTAGCACAGCATGTAGAAGGCTGGGGATTCAATCGCTACTGGCTCGCTGAGCATCATAATATGCCGGGTATTGGCAGTTCGGCAACATCTGTGCTGATAGGGCATATTGCTGGTGCTACAAAAAGTATCCGTGTTGGCGCTGGTGGTATTATGCTACCAAACCACGCGCCACTTGTCATAGCGGAGCAATTCGGCACGCTAGAATCGATGTATCCAGGAAGAATCGACTTGGGGTTAGGTCGGGCACCTGGCTCAGATCAGGCGACTGCTTATGCGCTACGCCGCACTTTGCAAAGCACCGGTGATGATTTCCCTGAACAGCTAGCTGAGCTACAAGCATATTTTGAACCGAATCGTGTCGCCCGTGTTCGTGCATTCCCAGGGGAAGGGCTTGACATACCTATCTGGTTGCTCGGCTCAAGTGGCTTCAGTGCGCAGCTTGCCGCACAAAAAGGCTTGCCATTTTCCTTTGCTAGCCATTTTGCGCCTGCCTATGTATTACAAGCTTTGCAGCTATATCATCAAAATTTTAAGCCGTCGAAATTTTTACAAGCACCTTATGCTATGCTTGGCGTTAATGTAATCGCAGCAGAAACGGATGAAAAAGCCCGCTGGTTGGCAACTTCTCAACAGCAGCAATTCCTTAGCCTAACGAGAGGTATGCCGACACAATTACAACCGCCGATTGATAACATTGATGAGGTATGGTCAGCGCAAGAGCGAGCATCTATTGAGCAAACACTCGATACGCGATCCACAATTGTCGGTAGTCCTGAAACGGTTAAACGGAAATTGAAGAGCTTTATTCAAGAAACGAAGGCGAATGAACTGATTATTAACTCGCAAATTTTTGATCAGCAAGCCCGCTTACGTTCTTATGAAATTGTTGCGGAAATGATGGACTAA